Below is a window of Mycolicibacterium chitae DNA.
GTCCGGCCCGCGCCGAGGCGACGATCGTGCGCGCCGGACGGCGGTTGATCGTGACCGGGGTCGACGTCACGGACGTGGCGCGCGAGCGCCTGGCCGCCCGGTCCACGCTGAGCTTCGCGGTGCTGGATCGGCGGTGAGCGTCAGCGCGCCCCGCGCCGCAGGCGCCACCGGGTGCGCGGACCGCGGATGTCCACCGAACCCCACACCACCTTGCCGCTGAGCACGACGTGCGGGCGGCCCTCGCCGGGGGCGTCGGTGCGGTAGTCGTTCGCGCTGCCGACGATGACCTCGACGTCGTCGATGGAGGCCGACGCGCCCTCGGGCAGCCGCAGGTCCAGCGAGCTGAACTTCAGATCCAGTTCGATGACCACGATTGGGCCGGCGAACCGCGCGCGGGTCAGGTCCAGGTTCACCGTGCCCATCCGCCGGACCAGCGCCAGCCGGGTGGGCACGGCCCATTCGCCGTGCCGCTTCAGCGAGCCCATCACGCCGCGCAACTCGACGCGGTCGGTGGCCGAGGTGACGATCGCGCCGGGCCCGGGCAGGTCGTCGACCAGCACGTCGAGTTCGCTGCGCAGCCGGGCCACCGAGACCTGCGCGGAGCGTTCCTCGAACTCCTCGATGTCGATCAGGCCCAGCGCGACGGCGTTGTGCAGCCGGCGCAGGGTGCCGTTGCGATCGGCGTCGGAGATGCGCATCGGGACGGGTTGCTGGTCGATTCCGGTCATGACGGTTGCCAGTTTACGGGCCGCCACGGCCGGGTCAGGTCAAGTAGCCGTCGGGCATGCTGTCGAACATCTGCTTGGTCATCCGCACCGCGTACTCCGAGCTGCCGCCGCCGACGATCAGCGCCGCGAACGCCATGTCGCCGCGGTAGCCGGCGAACCAGGCGTGCGAACCGCCCTCGAACTCCGCCTCACCGGTCTTGCCGCGCACGTCGCCGTAGCCGCCTAGTTCCTTGGCGGTGCCGTTGGTGACGACCATGCGCATCATCGACCGCAGCCCCTCGAGCTGCTCGGGGCCCACCGGCGGGCGTTCGCCGATGATCTCGGTCTCGCGGCCCATGATCAGCCGTGGCACCGGCGCGACGCCGGCCGCGACCGTCGCGGCGGCCATGGCCATGCCGAACGGGCTGGCCAGCACCTTGCCCTGACCGAAGCCGTCCTCGGTGCG
It encodes the following:
- a CDS encoding DUF1707 SHOCT-like domain-containing protein — translated: MTGIDQQPVPMRISDADRNGTLRRLHNAVALGLIDIEEFEERSAQVSVARLRSELDVLVDDLPGPGAIVTSATDRVELRGVMGSLKRHGEWAVPTRLALVRRMGTVNLDLTRARFAGPIVVIELDLKFSSLDLRLPEGASASIDDVEVIVGSANDYRTDAPGEGRPHVVLSGKVVWGSVDIRGPRTRWRLRRGAR